Below is a genomic region from Halobacterium sp. CBA1132.
GCCACTCACTCGCCGAAGTCGGCCCAAGAGCTCAGCGAAGAGCTCGACATTCCGATTGCGACGAGCTACCGGCGCATCGAGGAGCTCAACGAACACGACCTCCTCAAACTCGAAGGAAAGGAACTCTCCGACGAGGGCCGCCGCACGAAAGTGTACCGCCGGCGGGTCGACGAAATCTCGGTGAAGTTCGGCGTCGACGAAACCGAAATCGAGACCACCGAACGCACCGAAGCGAAGAACGCCCTCGTG
It encodes:
- a CDS encoding helix-turn-helix domain-containing protein, producing MDPVDVLRVLGNKYNAEILEATHSPKSAQELSEELDIPIATSYRRIEELNEHDLLKLEGKELSDEGRRTKVYRRRVDEISVKFGVDETEIETTERTEAKNALVDVWSDLRSEQ